A single genomic interval of Nocardioides nitrophenolicus harbors:
- a CDS encoding TIGR03086 family metal-binding protein: MTAQAPDGVVAGLDLLQRALDYTSEALGTITCADVDRPTPCAGWSLADLLAHMEDALDAFAEAADGAVGLSSAAPTPLETRVRALQVKACGLLTAWLHADRPTVDVGGHPLPVDAIARIAALEIAVHGWDVREATGHARPLPERLAAALLPSALQIALAGDDRFAPPLPVDVEAPAGVHVLALLGRRAGVSP, from the coding sequence GTGACCGCCCAGGCCCCCGACGGGGTCGTCGCCGGGCTGGACCTGCTCCAGCGCGCCCTCGACTACACCAGCGAGGCGCTCGGCACCATCACCTGCGCCGACGTCGACCGCCCCACGCCCTGCGCCGGCTGGTCGCTCGCCGACCTGCTGGCCCACATGGAGGACGCCCTGGACGCGTTCGCCGAGGCCGCCGACGGCGCGGTCGGGCTGAGCAGCGCGGCACCGACCCCGCTGGAGACCCGGGTCCGGGCGCTCCAGGTCAAGGCCTGCGGCCTGCTCACCGCCTGGCTGCACGCCGACCGCCCGACCGTCGACGTCGGCGGCCACCCGCTGCCGGTGGACGCGATCGCCCGGATCGCGGCGCTCGAGATCGCCGTCCACGGCTGGGACGTGCGCGAGGCGACCGGGCACGCCCGTCCGCTTCCCGAGCGGCTGGCCGCCGCACTGCTCCCCTCCGCGCTGCAGATCGCGCTCGCCGGCGACGACCGCTTCGCGCCCCCGCTGCCCGTCGACGTCGAGGCGCCGGCCGGGGTGCACGTGCTGGCGCTGCTCGGCCGACGAGCCGGGGTCAGCCCTTGA
- a CDS encoding sigma-70 family RNA polymerase sigma factor, translated as MTETETAAAASDELADFDTLTGRYQRELMAHCYRMSGSVHEAEDLVQETFLRAWKASASFQGRSSVRTWLYKIATNVCLTNLESKPRRPLPTGLGTADSAPSDELLEDHEVPWLEPIPDAAVEVAERDTIRLAFVAALQHLPARQRAVLILRDVLRWSAAETATALDTTTAAVNSALQRAHAQLAERGLSPDTVEPDLDQAQRTLLDAYLQAFWRKDIDQIVQLLKYDATWDMPPFLNHYRGTEAIGELIGTKCPGGCNDMPMVETVANGQPAFGLYMRQPDGHFEPFHLQVLQLTGAGDDLRVEHVTAFFDARLFARFGLPERLPADYVPV; from the coding sequence GTGACCGAGACCGAGACGGCAGCAGCGGCGAGCGACGAGCTCGCCGACTTCGACACCCTGACCGGGCGCTACCAGCGCGAGCTGATGGCGCACTGCTACCGGATGAGCGGGTCGGTGCACGAGGCCGAGGACCTTGTCCAGGAGACCTTCCTGCGGGCCTGGAAGGCGTCGGCGAGCTTCCAGGGCCGCAGCTCGGTGCGCACCTGGCTCTACAAGATCGCCACCAACGTCTGCCTCACCAACCTGGAGAGCAAGCCGCGCCGGCCGCTGCCCACCGGGCTCGGCACGGCCGACTCGGCGCCTTCCGACGAGCTGCTCGAGGACCACGAGGTGCCGTGGCTGGAGCCGATCCCGGACGCCGCGGTCGAGGTCGCCGAACGCGACACGATCCGGCTGGCCTTCGTCGCCGCCCTGCAGCACCTCCCGGCCAGACAGCGCGCGGTGCTCATCCTGCGCGACGTCCTGCGCTGGTCGGCCGCCGAGACCGCGACCGCGCTCGACACCACGACCGCCGCGGTGAACTCCGCGTTGCAGCGCGCGCACGCCCAGCTCGCCGAGCGCGGCCTGTCGCCCGACACCGTCGAGCCCGACCTCGACCAGGCGCAGCGCACCCTGCTCGACGCCTACCTGCAGGCGTTCTGGCGCAAGGACATCGACCAGATCGTCCAGCTCCTCAAGTACGACGCCACCTGGGACATGCCGCCGTTCCTCAACCACTACCGCGGCACGGAGGCGATCGGCGAGCTGATCGGCACCAAGTGCCCGGGCGGGTGCAACGACATGCCGATGGTCGAGACGGTCGCCAACGGGCAGCCGGCGTTCGGGCTCTACATGCGCCAGCCCGACGGCCACTTCGAGCCCTTCCACCTGCAGGTGCTGCAGCTCACCGGCGCCGGCGACGACCTGCGCGTCGAGCACGTCACGGCGTTCTTCGACGCCCGGCTGTTCGCGCGGTTCGGGCTGCCGGAGCGGCTGCCCGCCGACTACGTCCCGGTCTGA
- a CDS encoding glycerol-3-phosphate dehydrogenase/oxidase — translation MTVITPGLAAVPAEVDVVVIGLGVTGAGVALDAVTRGLSVLAVDAHDLAFGTSRFSSKLVHGGLRYLASGQVGIAHESAVERGILMETTAPHLTRPLPSIIPLAAGVSRPMGTLAGAGFLGGDLLRRAAGTSADTLPRPRRLSAAETRRLAPPLRSDGLRGAYLGWDGQLEDDARLVTTIARTAAQHGAHVRTHARVLAATGHEVRLRDELTGASATVTARTVVNATGVWAGDLVDDVRLRPSRGTHLVLRGEALPGLDVAVFAPIPGETNRFVLVLPQPDGQLYVGLTDEPVSGPIPDVATPSEVEIGFLLDVVAASFARPLRRSDVVGAFAGLRPLLDGGDDATADLSRKHAVLTSATGVITIVGGKLTTYRRMAQDAVDAAVAHAGLAGVAGPCVTATLPLAGAAPRDLLADRAARAAHPGAARLIRRYGADADLALGVAVEASGWTEDEVLAPIAESIPTVWAELFFGVSHEGAADVADLLDRRTRIGLVPADRVLAVPAAERVLELCRNRRSTGETVT, via the coding sequence ATGACCGTGATCACGCCCGGCCTGGCCGCCGTCCCCGCCGAGGTCGACGTCGTCGTGATCGGCCTCGGCGTCACCGGTGCCGGAGTCGCCCTCGACGCGGTCACCCGCGGGCTGAGCGTGCTGGCCGTCGACGCCCACGACCTCGCCTTCGGCACCTCCCGCTTCTCCTCCAAGCTGGTCCATGGCGGGCTGCGCTATCTCGCCTCGGGCCAGGTCGGTATCGCCCACGAGAGCGCCGTCGAACGCGGGATCCTGATGGAGACCACCGCACCCCACCTCACCCGGCCGCTGCCGTCGATCATCCCGCTCGCGGCCGGGGTCAGCCGGCCGATGGGCACCCTCGCCGGAGCCGGCTTCCTCGGCGGCGACCTGCTCCGACGGGCCGCCGGCACCAGCGCCGACACCCTGCCCCGGCCGCGCCGGCTCAGCGCCGCCGAGACCCGCCGGCTGGCGCCGCCCCTGCGCTCCGACGGGCTGCGCGGCGCCTACCTCGGCTGGGACGGCCAGCTCGAGGACGACGCCCGCCTGGTCACCACCATCGCGCGCACCGCGGCCCAGCACGGCGCCCACGTCCGCACCCACGCCCGGGTGCTCGCCGCGACCGGCCACGAGGTGCGCCTGCGCGACGAGCTCACCGGCGCGAGCGCGACCGTCACCGCCCGCACCGTCGTCAACGCCACCGGCGTGTGGGCCGGCGACCTGGTCGACGACGTACGCCTGCGGCCCTCGCGGGGCACCCACCTGGTGCTCCGGGGTGAGGCGCTGCCCGGGCTCGACGTCGCGGTGTTCGCGCCGATCCCCGGCGAGACCAACCGCTTCGTCCTCGTCTTGCCGCAGCCCGACGGCCAGCTCTACGTCGGCCTCACCGACGAGCCGGTCTCCGGGCCGATCCCCGACGTGGCGACGCCGAGCGAGGTCGAGATCGGCTTCCTGCTCGACGTGGTCGCCGCGTCCTTCGCGCGGCCGCTGCGCCGCTCCGACGTGGTCGGCGCGTTCGCCGGGCTCCGTCCGCTGCTCGACGGCGGCGACGACGCCACCGCCGACCTGTCCCGCAAGCACGCCGTGCTCACCTCGGCCACCGGCGTGATCACCATCGTCGGCGGCAAGCTCACCACCTACCGCCGGATGGCCCAGGACGCCGTCGACGCCGCCGTCGCCCACGCCGGCCTCGCCGGCGTGGCAGGCCCCTGCGTCACCGCCACCCTCCCGCTCGCCGGCGCCGCCCCGCGCGACCTGCTCGCCGACCGCGCCGCCCGGGCCGCTCACCCCGGCGCGGCCCGCCTGATCCGCCGCTACGGCGCCGACGCCGACCTCGCGCTCGGCGTCGCCGTCGAGGCCAGCGGGTGGACCGAGGACGAGGTCCTCGCACCGATCGCCGAGAGCATCCCCACCGTGTGGGCCGAGCTGTTCTTCGGGGTGAGCCACGAGGGGGCGGCCGACGTGGCCGACCTGCTCGACCGGCGTACCCGGATCGGGCTGGTCCCCGCCGACCGGGTGCTCGCCGTACCTGCGGCGGAGCGGGTGCTGGAGCTGTGCAGGAATCGCCGGTCGACCGGCGAAACTGTCACTTGA
- a CDS encoding TetR/AcrR family transcriptional regulator: MTSHRHNTESEPGPRDGYLDAARECILDVGWRRTTLTEVARRAGVSRMTIYRAWSDMPALLGDLMTREWGTLVASGVEVATTTPTPDAIADAVVATVGALRDNELFTRIVELDPELILPYLLSRRGRSQELILEVLAAAIAAGQEAGLITDGGPQALARGLVLAAHGFVLSAHTMVDDDVDQSALDAELHALVSRRLAR, from the coding sequence ATGACGTCACATCGTCACAACACCGAATCCGAGCCGGGCCCGCGGGACGGCTACCTCGACGCGGCGCGCGAGTGCATCCTCGACGTCGGCTGGCGCCGCACCACGCTCACCGAGGTCGCCCGCCGGGCCGGTGTCTCGCGGATGACGATCTACCGCGCCTGGTCCGACATGCCCGCGCTGCTCGGCGACCTGATGACCCGCGAGTGGGGGACGCTCGTCGCCTCCGGGGTCGAGGTGGCCACGACCACGCCCACGCCCGACGCGATCGCCGACGCGGTCGTCGCGACCGTCGGGGCGCTGCGCGACAACGAGCTGTTCACCCGGATCGTCGAGCTCGACCCCGAGCTGATCCTGCCCTACCTGCTCTCCCGCCGCGGCCGCTCGCAGGAGCTGATCCTCGAGGTGCTCGCCGCGGCGATCGCCGCCGGGCAGGAGGCCGGCCTGATCACCGACGGCGGCCCGCAGGCGCTCGCGCGCGGCCTGGTCCTGGCCGCCCACGGGTTCGTCCTGTCCGCCCACACCATGGTCGACGACGACGTCGACCAGTCCGCGCTCGACGCGGAGCTGCACGCCCTCGTCTCCCGGAGGCTCGCGCGATGA
- a CDS encoding FAD-binding oxidoreductase — translation MTIERPSVLQPEMPATRWGDPDHATGLPDGVRDLVGLVFPLQGTPARVEVSVPASRLTDDQVAGLRAIVGADHVVLDDRLRRQRTRGKSTPDLLRQRAGDLGDAPDVVVRPAGHDEVVAVLAYAAEQRIAVVPFGGGTAVTGGLVADPAGLTGVLSLDLGRMRGLLALDPVSSTAVLEPGLRGPEAEALLAAHGLMLGHFPQSFEYATIGGFAATRSSGQSSAGYGRFDAMVVGLRVATPAGEVRLGSAPANASGPDLRELFLGSEGTLGVITEVTVRVRPLPEVKAYEGWRWESFAAGADAMRALAQSDLLPTVIRLSDENETAINLADPTGIGGEGNAGCLMIVGYEGAPAAVAAKQAAVTEALTALGGDPQGSGPGEAWAHGRFDAPYLRDSLLDVGVLVETLETATFWSNRENLYTRVKAALEESLGEGTMVLCHISHVYATGCSLYFTVAAPAGDDPLARWLPAKAAACEAIVAAGAAITHHHAVGTDHRPYLTAEIGEVGVEVLRAVKQAVDPAGILNPGVLIP, via the coding sequence ATGACGATCGAGCGTCCCTCCGTTCTCCAGCCCGAGATGCCCGCGACCCGCTGGGGCGACCCGGACCACGCGACCGGCCTGCCCGACGGGGTCCGTGACCTCGTCGGCCTGGTCTTCCCGCTCCAGGGCACGCCGGCCCGCGTCGAGGTGAGCGTGCCGGCGTCCCGGCTCACCGACGACCAGGTCGCCGGGCTCCGAGCGATCGTCGGCGCCGACCACGTCGTCCTCGACGACCGGCTCCGCCGGCAGCGCACCCGCGGCAAGTCCACGCCCGACCTGCTCCGCCAGCGGGCCGGCGACCTCGGCGACGCGCCCGACGTCGTCGTCCGCCCGGCCGGCCACGACGAGGTCGTCGCCGTGCTGGCCTACGCCGCGGAGCAGCGGATCGCCGTGGTGCCCTTCGGCGGCGGCACGGCCGTCACCGGCGGCCTGGTCGCGGACCCGGCCGGCCTGACCGGCGTGCTCTCGCTCGACCTCGGCCGGATGCGCGGGCTGCTCGCGCTCGACCCGGTCTCCTCGACCGCCGTCCTCGAGCCGGGCCTGCGCGGACCCGAGGCGGAGGCGCTGCTGGCCGCCCACGGGCTGATGCTGGGCCACTTCCCGCAGTCCTTCGAGTACGCCACGATCGGCGGCTTCGCCGCGACCCGCTCCAGCGGCCAGTCCAGCGCCGGCTACGGCCGGTTCGACGCCATGGTCGTCGGCCTGCGGGTGGCCACGCCGGCCGGAGAGGTGCGGCTCGGCAGCGCGCCCGCCAACGCCAGCGGCCCCGACCTGCGCGAGCTCTTCCTCGGCTCCGAGGGCACCCTCGGCGTGATCACCGAGGTCACCGTCCGGGTCCGCCCGCTGCCCGAGGTCAAGGCGTACGAGGGCTGGCGCTGGGAGAGCTTCGCCGCCGGCGCCGACGCGATGCGCGCACTGGCCCAGTCCGACCTGTTGCCGACCGTGATCCGGCTCTCCGACGAGAACGAGACCGCGATCAACCTCGCCGACCCGACCGGGATCGGCGGCGAGGGCAACGCGGGCTGCCTGATGATCGTCGGCTACGAGGGCGCTCCCGCCGCCGTCGCCGCCAAGCAGGCCGCCGTCACCGAGGCGCTGACCGCGCTCGGCGGTGACCCCCAGGGATCCGGTCCGGGCGAGGCGTGGGCGCACGGCCGGTTCGACGCCCCCTACCTCCGCGACAGCCTGCTCGACGTCGGCGTGCTCGTCGAGACCCTCGAAACCGCCACCTTCTGGAGCAACCGCGAGAACCTCTACACCCGGGTCAAGGCGGCGCTGGAGGAGAGCCTCGGCGAGGGCACGATGGTGCTCTGCCACATCTCGCACGTGTACGCCACCGGCTGCTCGCTCTACTTCACCGTCGCCGCCCCCGCCGGGGACGACCCGCTCGCGCGCTGGCTGCCCGCCAAGGCCGCGGCCTGCGAGGCGATCGTCGCCGCCGGCGCCGCGATCACCCACCACCACGCGGTCGGCACCGACCACAGGCCCTACCTCACCGCCGAGATCGGCGAGGTCGGCGTCGAGGTGCTGCGGGCGGTCAAGCAGGCGGTCGACCCGGCCGGCATCCTCAACCCCGGGGTGCTGATCCCGTGA
- a CDS encoding diacylglycerol/lipid kinase family protein → MTRAFAFLVNPAAGGGAAPKVVVPLARALREAGAEVEVTYTTSAAETPALVAAAVARDAVVVSVGGDGMLSSVAGSVAEHDGVLAVIPAGRGNDFARMLEIPADTAAQARVLLDATPRPIDLLRATQADGSSYVVAGSVYAGVDARAAEIVDRSHWLPSRLQYPYAAVRALGTYRPVACTLEVDGVRTTHQAATVVVANSRYYGKGMAIAPTATLDDGLLDVIVIEAASRLDLIRSLPKVYDGSHVDLAEVTVVTGRRVGLSGRHRGGAAVPVGADGEALGPLPADPASPLVVELVPGAVRVLA, encoded by the coding sequence GTGACCCGGGCGTTCGCCTTCCTGGTGAACCCCGCCGCCGGCGGAGGGGCGGCGCCGAAGGTCGTCGTCCCCCTGGCCCGGGCGCTGCGCGAGGCGGGCGCCGAGGTCGAGGTCACCTACACCACCTCCGCCGCCGAGACCCCCGCGCTGGTCGCCGCCGCCGTGGCCCGCGACGCCGTGGTGGTGTCGGTCGGCGGCGACGGGATGCTCTCCTCGGTCGCCGGCTCGGTCGCCGAGCACGACGGGGTGCTCGCCGTCATCCCGGCCGGGCGCGGCAACGACTTCGCCCGGATGCTGGAGATCCCCGCCGACACCGCCGCCCAGGCGCGCGTGCTGCTCGACGCGACGCCGCGCCCGATCGACCTGCTCCGTGCCACCCAGGCCGACGGCTCGTCGTACGTCGTCGCGGGATCGGTCTACGCCGGCGTCGACGCCCGGGCCGCCGAGATCGTCGACCGCTCGCACTGGCTGCCCTCGCGGCTGCAGTACCCGTACGCCGCGGTCCGCGCGCTCGGCACCTACCGGCCCGTCGCGTGCACCCTCGAGGTCGACGGCGTCCGCACCACCCACCAGGCCGCGACCGTCGTCGTCGCCAACTCGCGCTACTACGGCAAGGGGATGGCGATCGCGCCCACGGCCACCCTCGACGACGGGCTGCTCGACGTCATCGTCATCGAGGCCGCCTCGCGCCTCGACCTGATCCGCTCCCTCCCCAAGGTGTACGACGGCAGCCACGTCGACCTCGCCGAGGTGACCGTGGTGACCGGTCGGCGCGTCGGCCTCTCCGGGCGGCACCGTGGGGGTGCCGCCGTGCCCGTGGGCGCCGACGGCGAGGCGCTCGGCCCGCTGCCCGCCGACCCCGCCTCCCCCCTGGTCGTCGAGCTGGTCCCCGGCGCGGTCCGGGTGCTGGCCTGA
- the larB gene encoding nickel pincer cofactor biosynthesis protein LarB, whose product MTTTGRALTADLGWARLDLDRAARTGDPEVVYGQGKTASQVVEALRRLHEHHPTRQVMATRLAPDARAAVREALPDAVVDDAARTAVLGPPAPGTGRVLVLAAGTADGPVAAEAAITAGVHGADVERIDDVGVAGLHRLLAVADRLESADCLIVVAGMEGALPSVVGGLTGTPLVAVPTSTGYGVGAGGITALNAMLSSCAPGVVVVNVDNGYGAGVHAARVARAVR is encoded by the coding sequence GTGACCACGACCGGCCGGGCCCTGACCGCCGACCTGGGCTGGGCCCGGCTCGACCTGGACCGGGCCGCCCGCACCGGCGATCCCGAGGTCGTCTACGGACAGGGCAAGACGGCCAGCCAGGTGGTCGAGGCGCTGCGCCGGCTGCACGAGCACCATCCCACCCGGCAGGTGATGGCGACCCGGCTGGCACCGGACGCGCGCGCCGCCGTGCGCGAGGCGCTGCCGGACGCCGTCGTCGACGACGCGGCGCGGACCGCGGTGCTCGGGCCGCCCGCCCCCGGGACCGGCCGGGTGCTGGTGCTCGCCGCCGGCACCGCCGACGGCCCGGTCGCCGCCGAGGCCGCGATCACCGCGGGGGTCCACGGCGCCGACGTCGAGCGGATCGACGACGTCGGCGTCGCCGGCCTGCACCGCCTGCTCGCGGTCGCCGACCGGCTCGAGTCGGCCGACTGCCTGATCGTGGTCGCGGGCATGGAGGGCGCGCTGCCGTCCGTCGTCGGCGGGCTCACCGGAACGCCGCTCGTGGCCGTGCCGACCAGCACCGGGTACGGCGTGGGGGCCGGCGGCATCACCGCTCTCAACGCGATGCTGAGCTCCTGCGCGCCGGGCGTGGTCGTGGTCAACGTCGACAACGGCTACGGCGCCGGCGTGCACGCCGCCCGGGTCGCGCGGGCGGTCCGCTGA